The Hippocampus zosterae strain Florida chromosome 11, ASM2543408v3, whole genome shotgun sequence genome includes the window attttgtcatttattcttcaacaaatccACTTGTGCTCATTTCCTTTCAGGAAAAATATTCAACATACTGTACTGTGTCTCCACCTGCATAGCTGCTCTCTCTTGTGATTTTTACTTCAGCGCTGAAGTTGAATGCGGACATTGTGTGCTTGTAGGAATTGTATGAGTTGTGATTAAACGCATGCAGGTTGTTTCGGACACGTGTGCGCATTGTGTTGCTTCAGTTTGCACAAATATTGCATCATTGGGGCACATATGAaagatgcacacacatacacttagcATCCCCTTCTCACGGAAAAGGATCTATTGGACATCATTCAATAACACCATTTTAAAAGGTCGAGTTTCCTCTCAAGCCAAAAAACATCACAGCATTCCGTTATTGCATTCACTGATGTCTTTCTGTCATCGCGGGCACTTCCACTCTTCCCAAAAACGATGTAATCCTTCTTCCAGATAAGTCTGAAGTGGTCGAGCAGAGATGTGCGTCACtgtcattttttccctttttattttcttgaggATTAGCTCATACTTTGAACAATCCTCTGATGGCTTTTCAGTTAGCGCCCTTTGCCATGTTTCCCACTGGGATAGTTGTTTCCAGAGGACAAATGTGCCATTTGATGTTCCTGCATTCAGTtaaacaactattttttttttcttgttatccTTATCCTATCCACaaacttgaccaaaaaaaatgactgcccAGTTTGGCATATGTATAGGGAAATAAAAACCATTGCGGGACACACAAaccgtattttaaaaaaaaagacaccccaCAAATAACGACAAAATCTGCGCCTATTCTTACGAACCCACCTACAATCGTGCCTCGCCTCCCTGAACCCGTTGTCTGCCGTAGTACCTAGAGTAACCTACAGGAGGCaatctaaaccaggggtccccaacggCCGGTCCGCGAaccggtaccgggccgcacagaaagaacttgccttaattccgtttcATTTATTTCGGGATATGAAAGATGTTTTAGTTTGAAAACAATACCGGATTCTCcattacatccgtctgtgtcacgcttgactcacgtcaaaccacgcttctccgtcacgtgaccgattacgctaaaaacaaaacgttggaGGTCGCAAAATGAGTTTAAGATCGCACATGACGgtggccttaaaagtacgttcgacacaactggattaaagttatggctgaatactctgagatcgccgcaatagcactgttgctatttctgaCATCTtacctgtgtgaggtggggggtttctgcagcaacggcgactaaaacaaaattacgaagtagactggacataaaccacagacttgaggtgtcattgtctcctattaccccgagatgggaccgtctaaTTGCAGAacatcaagctcggggctgtggtgagtcgtcattttcatgcactttgaatttgcgtgtttgcgtgtgttgcgtgaattttgaaggcattaaactttaccatagcgatcagtggtgcggccagattagacgctccttgtgtttattattatatttcgaaaacaccaccgttttcatgcagctcataccatatacttttgttgtattaatccgccacatcttaaatgccggtacctgaaaatattgtctgacataaaccggtccgtggggcaaaaaaggttggggacccctgatctaaaccACAGCACAATCGCTCAGAACTAAAAACTTTCAGAAACATCTGATCATCAGGCCTGAATGACCGGTGTGCTAACATGATCAAATTAGTAATAATTAATTTATACACCAGTCAATCTATTGGAAAGCATTAATATTTCCTTGTTAAAAATTGATCTTTATTGTACAGGCAAGAAACACTGAACACAAatggcaaatgaaacaaaatcaattTGATGAACGCTCTTTGTTGTAAATGAGGAAAAGATacctaaaataaaatactggaaTTGATTGAATGTAATTTGCAGGGCCCAGCTGCTAAAGCTCTCTGCAGCAGTTCCTTGGCTTGCAGAGACAGCATGACTCAATTGCAGCTCCATCTAACATCCTCTGTATGAGACTTTAATTGTTTCAATGCTATTTAGTTGTCATTAAAAACATCTGAAAGCTCTCTTTTTATACTTTTATTTACAGGTGTAATCTGTGGTCTGGATCCAGCTTGTTAACAGATAAACGGATTATTGTCATGACCAGCGTTGTGAGCTCAGATGAAATGTGTGACACTTTCGACCAAAGCGCACAAACATTTTTAAGACGGCCATGAATCACACAATCTCACACACTAGCCTGGAGGACTGTAGTGGATCCTCAGCCAAAAAGACATGATGAAGCTCTGTGATGATGGTAAAGGCAGTCAAAAGTGGATGAGAGTGCAGTTGAGAATTGTGAGTATTCCAAGGAGAATTTATCCCAGGAGAATCATTTGGAAGGTTAAGAGAACACTCTGTCAGCCGCTTCATGCTTTTGGTCATCATTCGAGCCAAAATAGTTCTCGAAACTGTTATAAGAATCATGCGGCTGTGAAGCATAGTTCAAATCCTTGTGATGAATTCTACAATTGCACCGTTATGAACAGCGGTAGGCCAACTTTTCTAAAAGTATATCTAAATAGTTAAAATGTGTATCTAAactatgtaaaataaaattaatttaacagtaattttatgaaaaataaaccttttactgtttttaatgtaaaaatataaatgataaaGTACTTAAATCTAATGTTTTCAGCTTTGTCCCATGAATGCGATAAGTTTAATGGTGATTCTTTGTGTCGTTCAACGACTTTTTATTGAACTAGCTGCTGAACCAGGTGCACGGTCGTACACGTTTGAGAGACGTATTTACCCTTTCTTCGCCAGCTGAGCTCAAACAAGATTGTGCCAACGTTcatattttgaaatgatgttCATTCTGTACTGTAACGCCGACAATGATGCACATAAAGATAATTCACCGATGATTTAAATAATTGAGggtgaatattttcaaaattgtcACTCATTACATAATTTTATGCCACTCTTAATTTTATTAAGATCTTGGGTACTTTTATAGCAGAGACATtggctcatgtgtgtgtgtttttttttattttggttgtagCTGCAAAAGTGTATGAGCAATCTGCTTTGTTTCATAGCATGCAATAAATACTTGTCGATGTGTTAAATGACTGACGAGCATTCTGAACAACTGTAGAAAGTGGAAGGGCTTGAACTAGTTTTAAAAGTATTTCACTGCTGTCTTTTATGCTGTCGTCATGACCTTTGTGAAATGGGCAGGAAAATCCCCCAGGCAACGTGAAATGGTCACTTTCGTTTGATTTGATTTCCAAGGAGACTTTATTTCGGGAATATCATGctgctcaatttaaaaaaaaaaagattttctccTTGAACTTAATGTCTTTAAAATTGACGTGGTGAACTCGGTAAACTTAATTTAAAAGACAGTCATAATTATTCTTCAAAGCAAATCATTTATGATGATTGTTAGACTGCTAAACAAAGCCAAATGTGCTGTTGTTTGTACTCTGTTGTACGAGAATGCTCAACATACTCATTGTTGGGTTTCTGCAAATTATTGTAATGAAAGAAACTAACTTTCAAATGCTAACCACTGTCAAATTGTAACGAAACAATATTATAATATGTAATgttgaaaataatgttttgactCTGTAATTGCATGTCTGCcatgtttaatttgattttacatttattcGGGGCACATGCAGGGAGCACCCACAAACACGGTGAGGCTCATGTGAATGGGATCAAATATAATTTCGTGATTAGTTGTTTTTAGTGAGGTCATGTGGATTcccataaataaaattaaacctCATGCCATTACACAAAAAGAAAGTGTTCATCTTTGCCAGGCTGTCGAATTATTAATAGTTAACGAAATGTAACCCACCACCGCTGACAGATGGTCTGGCATATGTTCCCTtgcgcacacacaacacacatacacacgctcaCAACCTGTAGCTTGGAGACCTGGTGTTCCTCAGCCTCCCGGTAAGCCCTAACGGAGAATGAGAGCGGCATTGTGCACTTACAGACGGCTGCCACAAAGTGTCCCTAATGATTGTGGCCGGTGGAGCCAGAGGCTACGTTGCAGTTGTTTTTACTCTCTGCAGCCACCGCTTATTGAATTGGACTCAGCTCAAATCCCACTGAGATAAATGCCAGGCGACGACAAAAGGGCTGCGCGGCTCTAACGCGGTTAATTCTAGCATGCTCCCTGCAAGTTCCTGTCGAGCCCCAAAAGTGATGCATGGTGGGAAAACGCGACCGATATCACAGCTCCATTGAGCTTGTTttaggatgaagaggaggagaaggaggaggaaagaaTGTTTTCTTCAAGAGTTTCTGTGAAAAAAGGAGGTTCCTACAGTAGTCCACTCTGGAGATGGTGCGAGATGAGAGGAAGCAAGCCGAAGGGTGACAGCCAGAAAGAAATGCCCGACCATGTGCGTTCCGCAGAGGATCGCGTCTTCCCAAAGTAAGCCACCTGGGctgcaaaaagagaagaaattGGCCAACATGTGCGCCTTAATGGCTACCAGTCGAATCACATGGGAAAGGAGGATTAGGGATGCAAGGCAGCAAGCGTGCAGGGATCAGATCAGGTCAGAAATGTTAGCACCGTGAAAGATTTGACGGCAAGCTAATTTTGTGGAACCTCAGCTTGAACACAATTCATTCCAGGACTCGGGCTGGCCTTGGATTTGTTACTCACATCGCAGCTTTATCAAGTCATAATCAAACAAGTGTTAAAGACCTGAACGCATGATATTAAAGAAGACCCAAAAAAGGCATTGTTACCTTATTTATAATTGTTCACAATTAAATGCAATTAGATGAAAACTAAAATTGTACTACAAAATATACGGTGGATTCCCAGAGACAGAATTCAAAGCACTGTTTCCCTAAAACTGGATCATCATACTGCCGAGACCACCATGGTGGATTTAGGTCCATTGCACACTGACGCGGCCAAACGCGACTCTATTGCACAAtctcaaatatttttgattttacGTTCCACCCGCATAGTTTGACGGCCATTAACGTGTGATTCAAATCTCAAAGCGCAACAAAGCCAGCTACTCGGAAACTTGACCTAAGTCAACTGCACCTTGGTCACTCACCCACACATGCCGACCCATCATTGTTGGGCTCAAAGCCTTGAGTGCATCTTCTCTTGGCGCGGCATTTAAAGCTGCCGTAGATGTTTGTGCAAACGGGGCGGTCGGAGGGGCACACAGAGGGGAACTGGGTACATTCATCTTTATCTGAAGAACCAGGAGGAGGTGACAAAGAAGGAGGGAAACACCCCGAATGATGATTCAGACACAGAGACGCCACAACCATCTAAAGCTTTTGAACTTACCAATGCAGCGTCCATTTTCATTCAGAGCAAAGCCAGGACCGCACTGCAAGAGAAACTCAGTTTACCCCAGAGTGTACAAAGAAACAACACCggaatgtgtttttatgctccAATGATGTCAGGGTTGATGTGACCACGCGGGACCACTGTACCTCTATTTCCACAGTGGGGGTGACCTCATCGTCATCTTTCGGATAGTGGATCTCCAGCACAGAATTGATCTCCGACAGTTCCAAGGGTCGAGCAACTGAGACTCCATCAGGCCAGTACACTTCCACATTTGTGGCCACATCCTTACCTTGGGCAAGCACAGACCATATGTTAACCCTCTATTGCTGTTGATAGCCACACATCTTTTCTATAGTAAAGGTTTGACatcaaaatggcagatttttgcATAGTCCTGTATTGTGTGTCCATGTAAAGCCAGATTTTTATCGGAGGGTTATTCCGCTTTACCAAGAACCTTAATTCAAGTGTCATTTGTCATGTAAACACAGGTTATTTTGTCAGGCGGCGATGTAGCCAGCAGGAGTGCCTTGAAATATTTCAGCTTTACTTGCTCCCATATGTCACTCTGTGGTTGAGAGGTGGTGAGTGACTGATGCCTTGAGCAAGTGTGCAGCTCTATTGTGAGGTCAGCATGGTGCCAAAAGTTTGCTTGTATGTATTTTCGGCCTTACAGGAGAGGCCTTGGAGAGATGATCTGGTCTTGGGTGGGCCGAACCGGAAGCCAGTTTGTCACCAAGCAGGCTAGTTTCCAGCGCCAGCAcctgtctgccccccccccccaacaatccCTCGCAAAGATACCTCACTCTCCCTCGGGTGTCCAATCACGCCAAAGGTAACAGCCCGATGCGTTACTCATGACTATTTGTACTTTCCGACTCTGCTTATTCAATTTCTCGCCATCTGAATGTCATCAGTCGCGATGTCATCCGTTTTCATAATCAACCTTTTCCTGTAAAAATCCATGTTTACGTTTCACTTCACTGTTCATCAGTCAGTGGTGAGCTTTGTAGTGATCCAATTAATTATTCTCAGTTGCagcaagagcagaaaaaaagcacatggcCAAAAGTAGTTGGACGCATGGTAATTACACCGATACGGTGACGTCTTCAGCTTCTGTCCAATCATTCATCCAAACTTTTGTAAGGTGACTGCGCTTGGGCCGGCCCCCAAAGATCTTTTGAGTGACACCGAACTCATCCGAGCATGCCTTGATAAATATTTTATAGCCTCATCACCACCTGCAAGAAGATCTtgatctttcttctttcttaccGAGGCCGAAGTGTGCGACCGGTTCCATTTCACAGAGGTACCCCGACCCTCCATCGATAATACGCGTATGCGGTCCACTCCTCTTGGTGTACACCACCACTTTAGCTCCTCTGGCAAAAGCACCAAACTTGGTCCGGGGAATCACACGCAGCCATGAGTTTGTGGTTCCCTGTAGGAAAATACACTGAATTTTATGGAGGatattcttttaaaatgtgtttaactATTGTCATTCCCATTTCATACGCTTACCTAAATGGCATAAGATATCCATAAACCTACCAACAGAAAATGTCCAAATGACAACTTTTCTCAACTCATATTGAAGTGTCATTTGAGATTGTTGCATTGAATTTCAATTCGAAATGTGTATATGTATCCTTCAGATGCATATACTCTTATAACTACTGGGTTTTAACCCAAATTTAGTGAAATATCTCACCCAGCGATAGGTCCAAAATGGACTGAGACAATGTTGGGTAATGAATACCTAGCGCATTGCATTGAGGATTTGACCCAGTACGTTGAGTCAAGACTTCAAGCACACTGATGAGTGAAAGCTACCAAAAAATCTGTTATCAGTATAGCTGCGGTTAAAACTAATACTGTCCAAAGTGACGATGTCAGCTTCAGCCCGCACAAATCAGGTCTTCAACTCTGTCTGTTTGGTCAAAAGAATAAACCCAACCTTGGGTAAAAGTAACTCAGTCTGGCCAAAGTCCAAAGCTACCTATTGAGTAGGTTAGGGAAACAATCCGGTATATTTTACGTGTATACAGATTTTCACTtaaccgtgtgtgtgcgtgcttacaCGTACGTGTacatgatacaatacaatatgtcCAGACAGTATATATTCCTGGATGATGTAGTTTGACATTATTGATTTGACAATAGTTGTGAAGGGTTAACACTCACAAGGTTGACTTTGTAAATAGAAAGCGGTTGCGCTGCACTTTCACCATGAGACACCAGCAGCTCTAGACGACCGTCTCCATCAAAGTCTGTGGCGACAGCTCCTGGAGAATCAACAGCATAACGGCAGTACGTAAATGGACAATACACAGACTCCATACTAAGAGGACATTCTTAGTGGGGGGGTTAGTGACATCTAGTGGCAGATAGAAGAACAACCACATGTTGCTGCATTTTCGAACTGTCTGTTCTCTCTCGTGTTGCAAGACTCAAATTATCATCCACTCACCAGTTCCTCGTCCCTCTGGTTCGGAAGCTTCGCCCACATTCAGCTCCTCTAGTTGGGGGTCTGCATTTTCTCTCCTGCTCACCCTGCCAGTGAGATAAATGAGCACGTTGTTAATGATATCACTGTGTCACAGTGCTGTCACTGACCCACCAACGACAACATGAGGGACACTTCATGGGTTTGCAGTCAGGGATATACCGATATCACATTTTTCAGATTGAATACTTTCATTTGAGTCTCCTCTGATAAGTAACACGAGGAAAGATGCGAAGCAATTACGATGagaatgtgttttatttgaatgaaatgtGAAACGCAAACATTTCTTGAACATGGCATAAGTTTCACTCAAATGTCATGGTGTTGTAAGAAAATTGCaactcagcctgccacacaagGTATTTCAGATATGCGTTACAATTGAACACTTGGGCCTCAATGTAAAAGGAGCACAGAGAGTAAATTGCGCTTGCCGGAGCGGAAATCCTCATCCATTTTCCGCAGAGCATATTTAGCGGTCGCCTTATTTGACttccaataaaaaaataaaaaaaaacatacttgcaTTTTGTTATAGCTtatgacttttaaaaaagcacTGACCTTTCCTCTTTGCACCACACAGCATTTCCATATGGAATGCATAGAAGTATAATTTAATATGCTACAAGTGTGAGCCAAATATTGATGGCCCGATCCTAAATTAATTAGCCGGGGCATAATagtgagcttgttttttttcatggcctGAGAGCAGAGTTAAATGAGTTGCTTCATCTTCATAACAAACGACGACGGAGCCAAGTGCTCTGGAGCGGTGACCCCCGTCCGACCATCATTGCGTCCAAAAAGACAAATTCTCCTTCGGTGACCTGGCAAGCAGGCGTGTTTTGATCCAGAAAACCGTTGGGGCTTAAACTGATTATTGATATTCCGCATGTTTGGATTCATCCGCTAATGGCAACATTCATCAGATGTTTCATTCAAGCTGCTTGGGCTTATCCTGGAAAGTAAGCTTTGAACAACTTGATATGCATCTTAAGATTGTGTTGAGAGGGCTGAGTTCATTAATATTATCAAGCAAGGAAGCCCAACCTAAAACTGTCTTTAATGAAAGAGTCGCCCAAGTGTGCAGAAGCTAGGATGGCAGATAAGGATCCTTGGCTGCGAATTCTTACCCGTCtcaaattgaacattttaaacATAGTCAATGGCCACAAAATTAGGTATAgcttcggaaacggcaacaataaaaaaattgttttgactGACATTGCAGCGAACAACATAACAAATTAATCTGTATTCATTGTTCACGAAGCTGTGATATTTTTCTCTTGCAAGCTATGTCACTGAAATGACAAAGACTCGGTTTTGAGTTCCTTGAGGTGATTTTTGAGTCCACATTTAGCTAAATATAAGAAATACTTCTCAGTTGTGATGCAGCGGACACCACGGCAAACAACCGCAATAAATCAGTGGTGGGGAGGAGTGTTTGGTCAACACGTACAGTACAAATAAGGTCAATTATTTTAGTTGCTATCATGAACTGATTTCGATTTTTAGTTCACGGTGTGAGCAAAGTTTTGCAAACATGTTTTGCTAGCATAAAAATGGAGCCAACGCTAGCTAGCTCAACCGATTGTGAAGCGTTTACCTAAACAGTCTGTTAGCTGATGGCCCCCTGTAAGCAATGTTGTTGAAGAACACCTCCAGCTCATTGTCGTTGTCAAAGTCGGCAGCAATAACGGTGCGGACTGGGGATGGCATCGAAAACTTCTGTGAGGCTATGTCCTGGGAAGAAAGGATACCAATACAACAGGACAGGAAATTGAAAGAACAGTCTTTCCAGtcaactgttttcttttttccttgacGGCAAATTTGTAGCTTTTAAATCATTTGTTTACGATATCAGCTTTATGGCTTTGATCCTACAATGACAATCATTTGAAATGGAAGTGTGCACTCATCTTATTCCATAACCTTGAGTACGCGAAGGTTATGTTGCTCAGCAGACAACATTAATAAACTCCGTGTAGGCCTTGACTCCAAAACTAATCTGTCAAATGATCAGCCCCTCACTGTAAAGATTATTTTAAGATGGGCAGGTACTCAGAGAAGTAAACGGTgtctttccaaaataaataaataaaccaccacaacaacaacaaaaaaagctcatcAGTGTTTTTGGACGTGAAAGTAACAGATGTCTTCCTGCTTCACTGATGCAGTGATAAGTCGGGAAAGAATTATTGAACAACCCTTCACTAGCTTCAGTATTTACACCGTGTTTTAATTATAAGGCTCATAAAGCTGCCGGGGGGGTTGACCTTCTTGCTTTTTAAGGTGAAGGAGAGGCAATGGCCGACGGAGGCCATGAAgtcgtgggtggggggggggggggtctcgggCGTTCAGGTAGATGAAGGATGGATGACAAAGACCCACTCAAATGCACACAAGAAAAGATTTGCAGGGAAGCCATGTGTATGATATGGTCAAGGAGTGTATGAATTTGAACTTGGTTCTTTCTTACtggaaacacaaagaaaaatggttgctgttgtttttgtaatttgctTAAATTCCCATTGACAGTAATATGCAGTAAGTGTGAACTGAGTATCACTATAAAGTGCCTTTGAGGTCCGTATTAAATCATTCAGTCGTCATGAAACTGTACTCTTACGGACACACAAGAAAAAGATACCTGTATCTTCAAATTTTTCCCCCTTTAGTAGATAAAAAGTCACCATTTAAAATctagattttatttattgtgtccATCCTTGTCTGATAGTTGCATGTGTTTGATGATCTTAAACATTAATGAGGGGAAACTACACTACAAGCGTGTGGATacatgtctgcgtgtgtgtgtgtgtgtgtgtgtgttcaaactATTGCAAAGAAAAGCGCAGTAATAGATTTTAATTAAAGCCCAAACAGGCCTAATCTGCACTTTCCGCTGCAGTGGCAAGCTGCTGTTTCAGCCCAATTTAATTAGCGGTTTAGTGGAGTGATACAACAGCTTCATTATGCAAGCCAAAGGTCAGCACAGCATGCGGGAATGTCAACCCGGGTGGGAACAAGCGATCTTAAATTTGTTGTGGGCTCCTGatttaacaaaaagaaaagattggCTGGTTTATCCAATTtgtcttgtctgtgtgtgtgtgcacgcgtgtctgTTTATGACAGCATGTTGATGGAACTATCTTCAGGCTATGGGTCACACATTAACCCCTTCTTTGACCCCCATAAAGATGTCTCCACTGCCATTTATCTCCTCCATAAAGGATGTCGGGTTCCGCCAATTTAAACACAGCGAAGCTCATCGCAGCCAGCGCCACCTGGTGCattgcatacgcacacacagctGATCATCTCGTTGAACAGCTGTCAATACTTTGTGAAACTATTCGTCTATTCCCACCCTTTGTCTGCATCGTAGTAAAGGTGCATTGACTTCACATTGATTTTGGCAGAACAAAAGCTCACGTCAGCGCACCGTCCATCGATTATTTGCTACGACGATCACGCCAAAACAATTACTCAGGATTCTTATGTAAGTAATTAAATAGTAAATTAAGTCATCAACATGCTCTTAAAATTCAACTTCAGTAATTTTTGAATTGTttcggtttgtttttttatgacatGTCATTACCTAATTCTTTGTATTTTGATCATggtattttacatttcaaaaatgttgcagTGTCACAGTATTTCAGCTCTTAATTaacttattttgaaatatttgcgtACAAAAAACCCCATCATTTTATCCCATTGAACacaatctattttatttttgaacgaTAGAATATTTGGTCCAGAAGAAACGTGTTAAGTTTAAAtcaatgttcaattttttttcttcacttttagtATGTCTTCTTAAGTCGGAGTATCCCATTACtcctgagctatttttagaacagacctGTGGCCTGCTCATGTTGTTCTTGGGGCTAACGAGTACCCGCTGCCGCCATTTATTATTCTAAATTTCAGCAAAAAGGCATCTGCGTTTGCCGTGTTTCTTTCTTCCGTGTGTAACTGCTCACCACTCCCCTCTCTACCCATATTGTGCCCCCTCTCTACCCATATTGTGCCCTGCTTGGatttcccctaaaaaaaaacaaaagatctcATTATTGATGACAGCCAGTGACTTTTGACTTCTTAAAACCACAGTAAACCGTGTAACTGAGAATCGGCCCCTGCCTACATGTAATACAGACTCTTACGTAGAAAGTATGGTCTCACCTTGAACCTCTGCTTACGGTTGTTAAGTTGCATGTAAAGACGATGAGGACCATTCCAGTTGCCGTAAACGATGTCCGTCTTTCCGTCACGGTTGAAGTCTGCGAGGGCTACGCCTCTGCCGTGCTGCATGGGGTCCTCCACCCCTAACAAGACATGTACACGTTGACACAGTAGTGAGCAACTACTGTGTCTTAAAGCAGTATAGCAATTCCAAGAACTGATTCAGACTGGCACTGAGGCACAAATACAAATATGTTCATTCATATATCTTTTGAAGAACATATTTGTTCCACCCGCATGATCACAACATTGCGGAATGATCTTGCTAAGCATACTGAAACACCCATACCGTCTTTAAGATGCCGTTGCTACAAAACATAAGGTCATCTTTTATACTGTGCAGCATGCGGTAAAATTCCACTCATTCAATTAATCTGAGAGACTGTTCACTTACCTCGGCGGGAGCTGCCATTCTGGTTAGCAACAGTGTTCAATTTTGCTCAGCGGTTAATTGAATGACGCCTCTGAAGCGAGGTCATTCGAGTCACGACATGTTTTTGTGGGGAAATGTATAACTAGAGCAACAAGAACAACTCACACAAGTGTCTCAAAGCTGAAGCCAACGGCgcacaaaaatattacttttcTATGTTAGAGGCAACATCTTCCAGCCATCAGTTCACTTAACATTATTTGCATATTAATAACATTTGAGATTTTCCAAAGAAAGAGATGGAGGAGGGATTTTGACaccttaattaatttatttggtGGTGGtagggtgtggggggcgggTCTCAACAGACAAGTTATTATTC containing:
- the crtac1b gene encoding cartilage acidic protein 1, with translation MLWFVLLLPALCSTQRSEPMFSAITKTVLPPDYDNNPTQLNYGVAVTDVDGDGDLEVFVAGYNGPNLVLKFDKLRRRLVNIAVDNRSSPFYALRDRQGNAIGVTACDIDGDGREEIYVLNTNNAFSGRATYTDKLFKFRNGRFEDLLNDDINEHRDVANRMAGRSVACVDRKGTGRYAIYIANYASGTVGPHALIEMDEAASDLSQGVIALSNVAEQAGVNKFTGGRGVVVGPIVSQSYSDVFCDNEYGPNFLFRNNGDGTFTDVAQQAGVEDPMQHGRGVALADFNRDGKTDIVYGNWNGPHRLYMQLNNRKQRFKDIASQKFSMPSPVRTVIAADFDNDNELEVFFNNIAYRGPSANRLFRVSRRENADPQLEELNVGEASEPEGRGTGAVATDFDGDGRLELLVSHGESAAQPLSIYKVNLGTTNSWLRVIPRTKFGAFARGAKVVVYTKRSGPHTRIIDGGSGYLCEMEPVAHFGLGKDVATNVEVYWPDGVSVARPLELSEINSVLEIHYPKDDDEVTPTVEIECGPGFALNENGRCIDKDECTQFPSVCPSDRPVCTNIYGSFKCRAKRRCTQGFEPNNDGSACVAQVAYFGKTRSSAERTWSGISFWLSPFGLLPLISHHLQSGLL